TTATTGGCTAGAGGTCTGTATAGGGtgaaaataaaactatttttttaaaaaaaaatttatgcatCATCCGCTGGGATTGTATACTTCTCTTAATTTGTTCCATCTTTTATATGGTTAACAAGAACGGTTGTGCTTCaaaaaaattgaccttttgGTATACGGTGTGAACAGCTTGTGGTATAGAGATTTCAAGCAATTGAACAAGGTAGATTCTTTGGCTGTTCCAATTAAAGGAGCACTTAAAAGATACTTTAATGCCATGGCACTGCCATTGTATGTAGAAAACATTTTGTCCCATTTCAATCTCCAtaatatacatattttttgtttcatcGTATTCAACTTGCTAAAATTGTCTGCTCATTTTGAAGGTTCAAGCTAGGAAAGGCTACCTCTGGCTATGAAGAGACTTATTGTGCCGGCCTTCCTAGTGAGTGGAGAATCTTAATTGATTTGTGGCATATGAGAATCTGAAAAATATGCTTTTAATTGACTTTCGAAACATACCTTGTTCATATAGGTACTGACGAGTCGGAGGTTGACCCAAATTTATCAAATCTAATCAGTTCTGCACGTCGTAAGTTGCTTGATCAGTCCAGTAACCTTGCAGCTGCACCTTATAGTGGACCTGCTATACAGATCAGTAATCTCCCAATTACCATAAGTTGTGGATCTTTCCCAGCTGTGCCAGATGCCAGTAAGAAACAAAATCAGTCAGCTGCACCGTTAGATCCACCTACTGTTTCTCCACCACATGATAATGAAATAAGTCAACCAAATTCAGATAGTGGTGCTCCAAGTGGTGCTCCAAGTAAACTCTGGAAATATATTATCATTATCTCTGGTGTGGTTTTCTTGGTCCTTTTTATTGTGCTCATACTTTGCATCTATCGAAAACGAGCTGCAAAAGTAATAAAGCCCTGGAAGACAGGAATAAGTGGACAGTTGCAGAAAGCATTTGTAACAGGTAATACTGCAATAAGTGAATTTGAACTTGCTATTGTCTGATGGATGTTTTTCGCCCCAAACATATAGAATAAAAGCTTGTCATAACTGAGTTATGTTTATTCTGCTTAATATTTGGAAGATTATTAGATCTTGCTTTCACTACTATTGTCATGTGGATGTGCGCTCGAGTTAGAAATTCCTGTTAACTATTATCTATGCTTATATGAAATGTAGGGGTCCCCAAGTTGAATCGATCGGAGTTGGAAACAGCCTGTGAAGATTTCAGCAATATCATTAACAGTTTTGAGAAGTGCACCGTATATAAAGGAACACTGTCCAGTGGAGTTGAGATTGCTGTTGATTCTACTATTGTTACTTCTGCCGATGAGTGGTCAAAGAACATGGAAATGGCCTATAGGAGAAaggtttcttccttcttcttatGTCAATGGAATTGAAAACACTGAGAGTTCCTATTCAATTTATAGAAGGGCACTCATTTTTCAAACTTAACTTTAGCTAATTTTCCTTATATGCTTTCAGATTGCTGCTCTATCCCGTGTTAACCATAAGAACTTTACCAATCTTATTGGTTACTGTGACGAAGAAGAACCACTCACAAGGATGATGGTGTTTGAGTATGCTCCAAATGGAAGCTTATTCGAGCATCTACATGGTAACATTCTTTTGTTTAAGTTATTAGCTTGAAAACTGAAAATATGAGCCAATTAAACTTCATGTTTTGTATGTCTTTTTTTCTTCAGTTAAAGAAGTTGAACATCTTGATTGGAGTGCAAGGGTGAGGGTTATCATGGGTACAGCTTATTGTCTTCAATACATGCACCATGATCTGAATCCACCAGTATCTCATTCCCACCTTAGTTCAGTTTCTATATTATTAACAGACGACTTTGCTGCTAAGGTATAGACATTTATATTCTCTTTCGTTTGCTTTTATCTTATGTTATACGTTAGATAACAAATCTCCGTTCTATTGCACTTTCTCAGATTTCCGAGATCAGTTTCGGCAACAACAGAGTATCAAAATCCAGCACAAGTGGAGACGACTCAAAGAAATCCGAGTTGCCACCGCAACAAGGTCCTGAAACCGATGTCTATAACTTTGGAGTATTGTTACTTGAAATCATTTCTGCGAAACTGCCTTACTCTGAAGAACAAGGTCACCTTGTAAACTGGGTAAGTTTCGAATTCTCATTTAGAATATTCTTAAAACTTTAGGTTAAAATTTCTTAAAACTTTTCGAAACCCCTCCTTTAGAATTCTCATTTCTTAAAACTTTAGGTTAAAATTTATTGTCGTATGCTTCTTgtcttaataaataaatattcttcAATTTCCTAGGCCTCTGAGTACTTGAATGATAAGCGAAATTTCGGCTGTTTGATCGATCCCACGCTCGAGTCCTTTAAAGACAACGAACTTGATGTCATATGTGAGGTGATAAAAGAATGCATTCAATCTGATCCAAGGTTAAGACCAACAATGCAGGAAATAACTTGCAAATTGAGAGAAGTGCTTAATATATCGCCCGAGCAAGCAGTTCCGAGACTTTCTCCGCTCTGGTGGGCTGAATTGGAGATCTTATCAGTGGAAGCCACTTAAGTTCTCTTATTTGTTTGTTAGTAAGTCAAACTTCTCTTAACCTGTTCCAAGCTGACAGAGATATAGCTTTGTAACTCAAAATTCTTTAATTCCATTTGTTGTTTTGTGATTAATACCATAGCTGTTCTTGTGTCCCAATGGAAGTGTGTTGAGTTATTTTGTTACAAATGGAGTGTTGTAAATTTGTACTTTTGTCGACGAAGCTTggaatgtaaaaaaaaaaatcttgatatatatattatattatatattgatatattaaaaataaataatttatcgatgatatataaacaaaatattatctgtcatttgtttgataaaattatcttctttttttttaaggtttttaAGAAATTACTTCTTACTTGCATAATTACTAAACTCTTTCCAGTACCAATTTCAGCCTTCAACTTTCAGGTTAGTTTTGAATGTGTAAACTTCACAAAAACcagaaaaaaaaagacataaaaaaacaGCAAAGTGTGTCATATATAATTGGCTCCATTATCCTTATGGCCCCTACAATTGAATTATTTGAAAGCAGTGCCTCATATTGTTATGGACCACAGAAAGGAACAAGCATGGGATATAATAGTAATTACTGAAGGATTGGTTATTAGAAGACAAATAATCACTTATTCTAGTCCAACACAGGCTTGCATATTGCATCAGCATGAAGTGTCAAATAATCCAGAAATGGGAAGTTTATGTTAGTATGTACATAATGTTATACCAAGGTGTGCATTTTCTAGTAAGTCAATTggaacttaattattttttcatgagATAATAAGTTAAGAACAAAACTTaagttatatttaatttgaatacaAACAACATAAGTAAAAGTTTCTTTATTAGAATTGATACTTGGTATACTTGAGCTAGTTAGTCAAATTCAATAGCTACCACTTGTAAATTTGTAGGGCCATCCTTCAATCTAATTTACGGTGTATGTTCTTCAAGAAGAAATATGGGTCCAGCAATAGCCAATAAGACACCCACTTGTAACTGTGTAGGGCCAGTATGATGAAACCTATATTAGGAGTGGTGAGAAACAGTACAAAccaatctatttttttttttttttggtatagaaaccaatctattttttattattaatcttGGTAATAAAGAACACTTCATTTCCTCAACCAATCAATATCAATCTATTTTATGATTCAAACAAAACATATCCGTGAATGTACCAGCCCTTTAGAGAAAGGACTTTTGTTTTCAGAAACTGGTGGAAGAAAAAGGATCTCAAATCTGAACCTGATTTGGTTTTATATACACCACAGATATACTAAATAGCATTATAGAAATGTTTAGTCGACATAAAGTCGCCATCAACACTATGACAAAATACAGTTTTCATTCTTATATtactttttctctcttctcgCGGATTACATGCATACTAATGCTATGCCGGTGGGGACTGGATCCTCTCCCATGAGTTATTCACTGGATGAGGTCCGGTGCCCATCCACActctttatttattcttttaatattAATGCAACagtaattaaaatgaataaatggtCAGGATTTCACTGTACAAAAATGTGACGGGAGAGGATCTGTTCCCATGCCGGTTTAACATGAAGCATTTGAATACCTCGCGGATTAATGAGAAATTGCATTCTTATTTTCTCATTACTTGCATTCGagaatcaaaacaaatcaaatcaaatacacAACAATTAATGTACCAAAACAGAAAATGTATATTCCATAGacaatatttaaaattgaattgacCTTCTTCTTAAAGCATTAGTAGGATAAACAAATACAGTAGCATCTAAAAAAGCAGGACAATCCTGGaggaaaaacaaaacagaagGAAAAAGGTACCATACACAGCCTAtaagaaacataaaaataaaacccTTTATCTTAATATATGTCATTCTTCAGGTATCTAAGTTGAGAGCTTCAATACCATCTGAATGTTTGTCAATGGCAGAATCAGAAAATGCGCGGTGCTGCAAAGATTCATCTGGTATTGTTTGACTTGAAGAACCTGCAGATTCCTCCACGGTTAAACTATGCAAAGCCGGCTTCAATTCAGTGTTTAAAAATTTCTCATATTCTACCCTATCCCCTCCTTTTTTCTTCACTTCCACCACCACCAAAGAAGACGTCAATTCAAATACCTCGGCAGCAATAGTCAATGGCCCTTTTGCCCCTTCTCTAGAACCCTCCAAGCTAACCCGGCAATCTTTCTTCCTTACATTGAACTGAACCAATTGAGCAACTTCCTCCAATTTCGATAGAATCTTCGGCACTGATGCACTAGACACAAACCTTGCTTCATCGCCCTTCTCCTCAAACAATCCCGAAAGATCAAAACCTTGCGAAAACGATATAATATCAAAAGCATTCAAACTCGCAGGCCTTGGCATCAAAGAACGAGCACGGTTATTCCTTCTACTCAAAACCTCAGGATCCCATTCCGATTCCGATACTGATTCCAACACCTCATCACGATGATCATCAAAATTCACTACCTTATTAtcaccatcaccaccaccaccatcatcaaGTTCAAGTGAATCAACATTACAAACAACATCATCCtcaacataaaacttaataCTCTTGAAACCTATCTTAAACCAACGATTCTCCATAATCTCCGGAATCGAAATCCTAGTATGAGGCTTAATATCAAGTAGCCTAGTAAGAAGATTAACAAGTTCAGGCGAAAACCATCTAGGACATCTAAAATCACCTTTATAAATCTTCTTATACATAACCATAACATTATTAGGATCATGAAAAGGTAAATAACCAGccatcaaaacaaacaaaacaacaccaCAAGACCAAATATCAACCTTAGCACCATCATAACCTTTTCTAGACAGAACCTCAGGAGCAACATAAGCAGGTGTACCACAAAAAGTATGAAATAACCCATCTTGTTTAATTTCATCAGACACAGCACTTAATCCAAAATCCGAAACTTTAAgattaccattttcatcaagtAACAAATTTTCAGGTTTTAAATCTCTATGATAAACACCTCTAGCATGACAAAATCCAACAGCACAAATCAATTGTTGAAAATATTTTCTTGCAACTTCTTCTTTTAACCTACCTTTAGCAACCTTATTGAAAAGTTCACCACCTCGTACATATTCCATAACAAAATAGATCTTTGTCTTTGTAGCCATGACTTCAAAAAGTTGAACTATGTAAGGATGTCTGACACGGCGAAGAATGGAGATTTCACGTTTGATGTGTGAAACTAAACCACTTTTAAGGATTTTGTCTTTGCTTATGATCTTAATTGCTACTGATTCACCTGTTTTGAGGTTCTTAGCAAGGTGGACTTTTGCGAAAGTTCCATGGCCAAGGAGTTTACCTAATTCGAAACGACCTAAGAGAAGATTTGGGTTATCTTTTTTGTTGATTGAGTTGGTTTTCTTAGGAGCTGCTACTACTGCCATGGATGATTGATCAAGTTGAGAGGGTTGGTTCTCTTTGATGGGAAATTTGGAATTGGAggtgttttgatttttttttttcttctttcttagtGTACCTCCATTCAAGCTTTGTGGTATTGACTTCGATGGTATTTATTAGgtctataaattattattactcgtatttttttaattcaatcaATCACAATCATATTTTCCGTTTCATCATCTCACTTAACTCAACTTTTTAATATGACATGAAATATTAAACCATgctttttttattagttattagtataaatttttttattttttattattattttggtacATGATTATTGGTATAAAATTAATATGTCCTCAAATCATAATTCAAATgacagaaatgtcgaaattcCTAATGTTGGACGTCATGATCGGAATTCGAACCCCGATTAATTGACTTTGTgtatgtgagttttcaatgactttatcattttatctATCAACTAAaaagaaattactaaaataaCGGTGCATGTCCTTTAAactctttttaatttattgtgatATCGTAGTCATGAATAAATTattgataaataataattatcgtTGTGATGTGTTGTCTATTTGTTTGTCTGTTTCATCTTTTATAGGTGGTGGtagttgttttgatttttttttattgagcaatttttaattattgatcCACTTAAAGCATTTCCAATAAGAGTATCAAAAAGAGTATCATAGAATAATGATTtgtaccttaatttttttatcattggagttccatGACGTGACATAGAAgatattaaaattgatgatacggtaccttaaataagacaccgtatcatcaatttaatatctttaatttcagttaaaaaataaatataaaagagcACTTGCTAATAATGTATGATATGCAAAGCGGTATCACCATTTGAGCAAAATATATATGAGTTACAaaaatattacatgacattgtagGGACCACTTATTAGTAATATATGATACCCAAAGTGATATCACCATTGGAAATGCCCTTAAGAATTAAGATCACATATCGTGTAGATAAagtttattctattttttatttttttgtgaaatagCTTTGCTActgaaaattaataatttttttacattaaagGCAAATAAGTCGAGTGTTCGATTTGAATCTCGACTCTTACATGTATAATGTGATGTTTTTATCAATCgatcaagttttttttataagttctatCAACAAAGTTAAGCTTGCGATAACTTAATATACACTGAATCTTTCTTTAAATAAAGTTTTGGATTTCATGTATTCACACGcgttttaaaaattatttatgctctttccaaaaaaaaaaattatttatgcaACAATTGCCGTGTTTTTTCATCTTATTATTCAAGTATTAACAACATATGCTCACCAATAAAGAAGAAATAGACTAAGAATAAAATGTCAAATGATAAACACCCATTATCCAATTGATGCGATGGGAaagtgatttttgaaaaaatgagggaaggagaaaaagaaaatgggAAAGGTACGAATACATGTTCAAATGGAAAACGAGGGACAGATATTTATGTACAATCAGTTAAATAAATAGAGAAATGTGTTTAAAGTAGACATGGGGTGTAAGTAGTGAAACCTTCATTTTTCTTACCATTTATTCTTGGacctttttttttgaaggaaaattcTTGGGCCTTGTTAAGTATAACATTTGAGTTTTTAAATTAAGGAAGATGtgttctctcccgaccccctgTGATTCTTTTAAAcccccaatatttcaattttgctcttgcaaaaaaattagttcgcagaaatcgaatttttcctagtgcaaattcagagtaaattttggtttttagaaaccaaaatttgttttcaaggcaaaaaaaaccttcggtttctacgaaccgaagttttttcaagacaaaaattgaaaattcaggaGTATAAAAGAAATCATTGCTTAAATGCAAAAAGAAGAGGAGAAATCATCTTACATTAAAGAGTAATTCAGCATATAGTTACTCACTCCTCTTAATAAGTAAgtataaacattaaattttatcAATTCGACTATTCAATTTGGAGGCCAAATATGATCTTAATATATTTGTTAGTGAATGAGATCAAGAAttttagaaatgagtattgggcctaactcaaccttacaaaaccggcttttaaggtgaggattgcctctagtatataaacacttagtcaggccatctctcaaccgatgtgggactcttaacacaccccctcacgcccaacactattgggcttggtgcgtggatataaacgataggtggcccgatagcggaaacctgataacaggtggcccaacggattgtggagaggctctgataccatcttagaaatgagtattgggcctaactcaaccttacaaaaccggcttttaaggtgaggattgcctctagcatataaacacttagtcagaccatctctcaaccgatgtgggactcttaacaaaGAATTCTCTTAAAAAAGTTTACACGTCTCTTACATATATTTAAGATTCACCGAAATTAATTTGCTT
This portion of the Trifolium pratense cultivar HEN17-A07 linkage group LG3, ARS_RC_1.1, whole genome shotgun sequence genome encodes:
- the LOC123914126 gene encoding protein MALE DISCOVERER 2-like isoform X1, translated to MECICDRFGFWLRIYVGLISLWTIRLCWALNDEGIALLEFRERITSDPHGALINWDPNDSDPCKWWGVRCVDGKVQILDLNGLSLEGELTPRLGKLSHLKSLVLCKNNFSGTIPKELGDLENLELLDLRENNLTGNIPSEIGRLLLLKQLLVHHNKIEGSDSLELGNMPSKSLIIDNYSSPLPSLSHCKHRKFAHCLWYRDFKQLNKVDSLAVPIKGALKRYFNAMALPLFKLGKATSGYEETYCAGLPSTDESEVDPNLSNLISSARRKLLDQSSNLAAAPYSGPAIQISNLPITISCGSFPAVPDASKKQNQSAAPLDPPTVSPPHDNEISQPNSDSGAPSGAPSKLWKYIIIISGVVFLVLFIVLILCIYRKRAAKVIKPWKTGISGQLQKAFVTGVPKLNRSELETACEDFSNIINSFEKCTVYKGTLSSGVEIAVDSTIVTSADEWSKNMEMAYRRKIAALSRVNHKNFTNLIGYCDEEEPLTRMMVFEYAPNGSLFEHLHVKEVEHLDWSARVRVIMGTAYCLQYMHHDLNPPVSHSHLSSVSILLTDDFAAKISEISFGNNRVSKSSTSGDDSKKSELPPQQGPETDVYNFGVLLLEIISAKLPYSEEQGHLVNWASEYLNDKRNFGCLIDPTLESFKDNELDVICEVIKECIQSDPRLRPTMQEITCKLREVLNISPEQAVPRLSPLWWAELEILSVEAT
- the LOC123914126 gene encoding protein MALE DISCOVERER 2-like isoform X2; amino-acid sequence: MECICDRFGFWLRIYVGLISLWTIRLCWALNDEGIALLEFRERITSDPHGALINWDPNDSDPCKWWGVRCVDGKVQILDLNGLSLEGELTPRLGKLSHLKSLVLCKNNFSGTIPKELGDLENLELLDLRENNLTGNIPSEIGRLVHHNKIEGSDSLELGNMPSKSLIIDNYSSPLPSLSHCKHRKFAHCLWYRDFKQLNKVDSLAVPIKGALKRYFNAMALPLFKLGKATSGYEETYCAGLPSTDESEVDPNLSNLISSARRKLLDQSSNLAAAPYSGPAIQISNLPITISCGSFPAVPDASKKQNQSAAPLDPPTVSPPHDNEISQPNSDSGAPSGAPSKLWKYIIIISGVVFLVLFIVLILCIYRKRAAKVIKPWKTGISGQLQKAFVTGVPKLNRSELETACEDFSNIINSFEKCTVYKGTLSSGVEIAVDSTIVTSADEWSKNMEMAYRRKIAALSRVNHKNFTNLIGYCDEEEPLTRMMVFEYAPNGSLFEHLHVKEVEHLDWSARVRVIMGTAYCLQYMHHDLNPPVSHSHLSSVSILLTDDFAAKISEISFGNNRVSKSSTSGDDSKKSELPPQQGPETDVYNFGVLLLEIISAKLPYSEEQGHLVNWASEYLNDKRNFGCLIDPTLESFKDNELDVICEVIKECIQSDPRLRPTMQEITCKLREVLNISPEQAVPRLSPLWWAELEILSVEAT
- the LOC123914126 gene encoding protein MALE DISCOVERER 2-like isoform X3 produces the protein MECICDRFGFWLRIYVGLISLWTIRLCWALNDEGIALLEFRERITSDPHGALINWDPNDSDPCKWWGVRCVDGKVQILDLNGLSLEGELTPRLGKLSHLKSLVLCKNNFSGTIPKELGDLENLELLDLRENNLTGNIPSEIGRLLLLKQLLVHHNKIEGSDSLELGNMPSKSLIIDNYSSPLPSLSHCKHRKFAHWFKLGKATSGYEETYCAGLPSTDESEVDPNLSNLISSARRKLLDQSSNLAAAPYSGPAIQISNLPITISCGSFPAVPDASKKQNQSAAPLDPPTVSPPHDNEISQPNSDSGAPSGAPSKLWKYIIIISGVVFLVLFIVLILCIYRKRAAKVIKPWKTGISGQLQKAFVTGVPKLNRSELETACEDFSNIINSFEKCTVYKGTLSSGVEIAVDSTIVTSADEWSKNMEMAYRRKIAALSRVNHKNFTNLIGYCDEEEPLTRMMVFEYAPNGSLFEHLHVKEVEHLDWSARVRVIMGTAYCLQYMHHDLNPPVSHSHLSSVSILLTDDFAAKISEISFGNNRVSKSSTSGDDSKKSELPPQQGPETDVYNFGVLLLEIISAKLPYSEEQGHLVNWASEYLNDKRNFGCLIDPTLESFKDNELDVICEVIKECIQSDPRLRPTMQEITCKLREVLNISPEQAVPRLSPLWWAELEILSVEAT
- the LOC123914126 gene encoding protein MALE DISCOVERER 2-like isoform X4 — translated: MECICDRFGFWLRIYVGLISLWTIRLCWALNDEGIALLEFRERITSDPHGALINWDPNDSDPCKWWGVRCVDGKVQILDLNGLSLEGELTPRLGKLSHLKSLVLCKNNFSGTIPKELGDLENLELLDLRENNLTGNIPSEIGRLVHHNKIEGSDSLELGNMPSKSLIIDNYSSPLPSLSHCKHRKFAHWFKLGKATSGYEETYCAGLPSTDESEVDPNLSNLISSARRKLLDQSSNLAAAPYSGPAIQISNLPITISCGSFPAVPDASKKQNQSAAPLDPPTVSPPHDNEISQPNSDSGAPSGAPSKLWKYIIIISGVVFLVLFIVLILCIYRKRAAKVIKPWKTGISGQLQKAFVTGVPKLNRSELETACEDFSNIINSFEKCTVYKGTLSSGVEIAVDSTIVTSADEWSKNMEMAYRRKIAALSRVNHKNFTNLIGYCDEEEPLTRMMVFEYAPNGSLFEHLHVKEVEHLDWSARVRVIMGTAYCLQYMHHDLNPPVSHSHLSSVSILLTDDFAAKISEISFGNNRVSKSSTSGDDSKKSELPPQQGPETDVYNFGVLLLEIISAKLPYSEEQGHLVNWASEYLNDKRNFGCLIDPTLESFKDNELDVICEVIKECIQSDPRLRPTMQEITCKLREVLNISPEQAVPRLSPLWWAELEILSVEAT
- the LOC123914127 gene encoding CBL-interacting serine/threonine-protein kinase 12-like, encoding MAVVAAPKKTNSINKKDNPNLLLGRFELGKLLGHGTFAKVHLAKNLKTGESVAIKIISKDKILKSGLVSHIKREISILRRVRHPYIVQLFEVMATKTKIYFVMEYVRGGELFNKVAKGRLKEEVARKYFQQLICAVGFCHARGVYHRDLKPENLLLDENGNLKVSDFGLSAVSDEIKQDGLFHTFCGTPAYVAPEVLSRKGYDGAKVDIWSCGVVLFVLMAGYLPFHDPNNVMVMYKKIYKGDFRCPRWFSPELVNLLTRLLDIKPHTRISIPEIMENRWFKIGFKSIKFYVEDDVVCNVDSLELDDGGGGDGDNKVVNFDDHRDEVLESVSESEWDPEVLSRRNNRARSLMPRPASLNAFDIISFSQGFDLSGLFEEKGDEARFVSSASVPKILSKLEEVAQLVQFNVRKKDCRVSLEGSREGAKGPLTIAAEVFELTSSLVVVEVKKKGGDRVEYEKFLNTELKPALHSLTVEESAGSSSQTIPDESLQHRAFSDSAIDKHSDGIEALNLDT